In the genome of Arachis stenosperma cultivar V10309 chromosome 2, arast.V10309.gnm1.PFL2, whole genome shotgun sequence, the window TTACAACAAAGGACATAATCAAGCACTTACATTGTAGTTTGGGCAACCCACAAACGCTGTCCTTGGATTAGAATCCGTCCTGACCATCGCAGCACTGGTCTCGACCCGCATGCACACTATTCTGGCAGACGCGCATCTCTATTTCTATTCATTCTCCTCATGATGCTTCCAAACGATCTTGGGTTGTTGGAGCTCCCAGCTGCGTTGCTTGCGCTAGCCATAACATCTGGTGTTCGAAGATGAAGACAACACTAAAGACTCACCTCTGGTGCAATGGAGATGAACGGATAGTAGAGAAGAACAGCGTGTGCGATGGAGAAGAAAGGAGAACAGAATCAATTTGGGGGTTAGggtttttaaactaaaattagGGACCAAATTGACTCTAAAACGTTTACTTGGCCACGTCAGCTAGCCGTTAGGCTGCTAACGTGTCACCAACGACGCCAGGTCAGCTTTCTGGTTGCGCCAACTGGACGAAATTCACCGGAATGACCACTATGAGTACCGGAGATCAACTTTAGGGACGATCTAAACAAATTTTTAacttcagggattactttgagtCTCGATGATAACTTCAGAGACCACTTTGATGTTTACCTCGTTGAAGTTGGACAAAAAGAAGCCTTGCACTTATCTCCgtatttctttctttcatctTAGAAAATAATAAGTTTGATGAGAGATTTCGGATatccattattttttttcttcaataagcaaataaacaaaatcaaaggCTAAAATAGTAGTTTTTTCAAACCCTTAAGATCCTCATCTTTTTATCACTCGACCCTCTCTTTCTCATAGCCCCTATTAGTTTTGAAAATTGACAACTtacatttttataaataaattttttttatctaagaaataaattattttaacatGATAAACCaaagcattttttttatatacttgGTTATGGTTCTTATTCATGTTTATCTTTTAAACCGTggtgtttatatttttaaattgtatttGTTATCACATAATTTATAAAGTTGAAAGAAATACAATGTATTCTAAGAAGTGTTTATTAAATGGTATGCTAACATTCAAAGTGAATGTTTTGAAAAACAAGAATAGAAAGAATGAGTATAAATTTGGTCCTAATGTAAAAAGTTTCTGCAAATTATAATGAATTAAGAAAGGATAGTGATAGAATAAATAAATCTTTtatctttaattaaaaaattaaacaacaaaaatacttttacTAAGATAAAAAAATGATCATTCAAAAGGACCGAAAAAAAGATAGtcaaaatagaaaacagaaatttTCAATCCGTGCATTGCATGGGTCTTCAATTTCACTAATTGGTGGTCTTTCTATGCAGGGCTGGTGGACAGTTCAAATTCAAAGCGAAGTTTCAATGTATATAAAATCAAAGTACCAAGTAGAACAAGAATTGATACTATCGAAGTTTCTATATTTTGAATTGACAAATTTATTGTTCCTAATTATAAATATCATAAGACAACATTAACTTGTGCTTAAAGTAAATCCAAAAagagtcaccaaaaaaaaaaaagtaaatccAAAAAGGAATTTTGTTGTCTAGCTTCAAAAATAACATATGCAGAGTGAGACACAAaagttatgattttttttaaatttataaacaCGAGTACAATTTAATGAGACAATTTATACTCGGGCCTTACTAATGATGCATACACTAGACCTTAATTGTTCTTGCTCTCTACATCTCACACTTGCACTTGACTTACTCACTCACTGCTACTCTTCGATTATCACTCTCCCCTTCACACTTCACAATTCACCTCGTACACACAATTCAAAGCTCCCAGTAGTATTTTATTTATAGGAATTTCAAGTCAATGACATAACCTCTTATAGTAATTCGAACTTTTTAGCCTATACACTACATAATGAATATAAGGTTTTCACAATCCTATAGCAAGAAGCTTCAATATTCGAATCTCATCTAACAAGATGTATAAGGTTAATATTTCTAGAATTAGTGGACTTTAAAGATATGTTGGAAAATACATACAATAAAAGAGTGGCATTATCAATTAGAGAGTGAAAATACCCACTTCCCTCTTAAAGTATTATCACAAGAAAAGGATGGTGGACGAATTATGGAATGGATTCCCATTATCAAATTCAATCAACCATGATTTTGCATTTCGAAGCATgatgtttgatgaataaagagcATTTCAGACGTTGGTGGTCAAAGGAGATTCACATACTtaaaagcaaagaaaaaaaatacttgCTGCTTCCCCGAATCCTACCTGacatttaaaataataactacattagaccaaaaaaaaaaaaaaaattcaacacaGACAACAATTGGATTGTGCTAGGTTTAAAACTTGGAGAAATATGTAACAGGTTTGTGTGCTAGTTGTATCCTAAACAATTGCACtgccaaaattttaaaaagagattttgaaataTTGAACAAAGATCGATCtttaattaaattctaaaaagaaACATGAGAACGGAGCTGGAAGAAAAAGCAACTTTGCAAAGATATGTTCATCATGTTTTTGAGATAAATAGTAGCCAAGTTTAAGTATAAGAAGAGAGACACTTGGTGTACTTTAGTTCCAATCGATGGCCATAATTTATAGTTAtatctcaaaaccaatttcaaATTGCTAGCGACAGAAACAATGCCTCTTTCAGTCTCTCATATTTCACTTATTCAACCTTCTCAAATATTGTTCTCTGGAAGATCACTTAAAAAATTACTTCCAAGAAATGCGACACAGTCCAAAAGCAAACCAATCATTTGAAAAGTTTGATTGTGCAACCAAGAAAGTGAGGATTAAACTTCTCTTAGCCAATGTGAAAGGAAAACACACAATGAATAAATTGGAAACCAAGGAATGTTTGCTATTTACTGCTcagattattttaaaaaaaatttccgTAAAGGTAATCACTAGCcagattcaaaataaaaaaagtacaTGGATGATCATAGTAATTCCAACTACACTCCCTAAATATTCTAAACATAAGAAATTAACCAATGACACAAggttataataaaattttgagGACATAGGAATGTTTAGACTTCAGTAATGATATAGCCATGAATAGTCCATCATTCTTGACATAAAAGCAATAAACTTTTTCAGCTCACCTAGCTAATAGTTCATTCTTTGTCAATCCTTAAGTTCCATACTAAGTTTTTATATAGGTTGGTTTGAATTCTATATATTTATACTGCACAATCATGTATAAACCACCTTGTAAGCACTTGGCAGTCTAGAAATTCGTCCTAAGACAGAGCCTCAAATCAAATCTTACTCTAAACCTTAATAGGATGAATAAAAATCATAATAAAACTTTTCCACATAAAAAGAAACAGCTTTAgttgaaaaacaataatgtaTTACCTTCTTTTATTGCTTCAACATGCCTCTAAAGATCATTTTACAAAGAAACTTctctactttttcttttttcatttttctcgaGCATGAACAATTGCAAAAGCAGTTATATCATCTAGAGCACAACTATTGCCATCCATTTGATAGCAAGCTTGTTGCTTTGTCGAACAAGCCCTCCTTAGTTCTTACACAACCCATTGGTCATAGCATCAAATGCTTTGACATCTCGCCAACCTTTATTATGGAGAAGGTTGAAAACCTCTTCAGCAGTTTTATCTCTCCCGTGATTATAGAATCCACCGATCAGTATGGTGTATGGCATAAGGACCAACCCCCCTTGCCAaaaattttctgaaataattcaaTTGCAACATCAAGATGACTACCTTTACATAAACTGTCCAACAAGATATTGTAAGTAATAATATTTGGGGACTGGCCTCTAGCATACATATCCTCAAGAAGATTTTGCACATCAGGTATTCTCCCTGATTTGCAAAAGCCATCAATAAGAGAATTATATGTTACGGTACTTGGAATCAAATTTCTCTGGGGCATCTCTTTAAGGAGTGTTACAGCTTCATCCAATCTTTTGTGTTTACAATATCCATTTATCATAATACTATAACTCCAGACACAAAGAGCCAGACCAATTTTCTTCATATCACCAAATAAACTTGCTGCTTCATCCACTTTGCCAATTAAAATGTATCCATATATTAATGTATTGTATGTGACTACATCAGGCTTGATTCCTCTGTCCATCAACATATCAAACACTTGTTTGGCTTCTATTATTCTTCGATCTTTACATAATGCATCGACTAGAATGTTATAGGTACATACATCTGGGTTAATGTCTTTAACAACCATATCATTCAACAATTGAGTTGCTTCTTTTAAACGACCGGTACAACACAAACCATGCATCAGAGAATTGTATGAGACAACATCAGGATAAACTCCTCGAGAAATCATCTCTAGGAACAAATTTTGTGTCTCATTTACAAGACCATCTTTACACAATCCATCAATAATTGTTCTGTACATTACTATGTTAGGCTTAACTGTATAACACTCTAGCTTTTGCAAAAGCTCCATGGCGGCTCTTGCTTGCCCCATTTTACATAGACTACTAATTAAGATCCCATAACTAACCTCATCAAGCTGAAAACCTAGAGATATTAGTTTGTCATGAAACCGTAGGGCTTCCCTAACCTTGCCGTTTATACAGAACCCTTTGATGAGTGTGGTCAGTGTTATGATATTCAATTCATGACCCATCTTGATAATCTTGGCCAATGCAGAGAAAGCAGAATTCATTTGACCCAAACGGCAAAAACAATTGATCAACATGCTCAGACTAATCATGGAAGGAGCGATACCCTTAAACTCCATTTGTGCAAAGAGAAAAATAGCAGTGGGATATTCTTTCATGTTAACAACAGACATCAAAATCTTACCAAGTTCGAGTTGAGATGGAGTGCGGTGCTCATTAATGAGGCGAATGAAAAAGGCAACAGCATCATCAATGTTAGTGTGGAACCCAGAAACACTCTTCTTAGCGGTTAATGTTGCTGCCAAATGGGAGTCAGGTTTTGCATTTGAGGAAGAGTGAGAAGCATTACGAAGAGAAACAAGTTTGAGAAGGCCACATCTTCTGTTGTTTGTCATTGCAATTCGGCATGTTACTTACGGTTCTCTTTCTCTTCGTTTCTCAATAAGGTTTTGCCTGTTATGAAATAAAGTGAATGTGTTAGTTGGTGGTGCACATGATTTATCACATTAATTGAGTAAATAGTTACCCACATTGCAGAATTGGAAAAGAATTTGACCCTACGTGTTACAAATTATTGTAACATTGCTGCCTACAAGAgaaatatatattgtttattttATGTCTAACCTAATGGTATCTTTCTTGGATTGCGTAGGAGGAGTGGCATGAACACAGCATGGCAGAAAGAGAGAGATGGTGAAAAATCGAAAATACAATCATAGCTAACATTGATTAACAAACATAACTATATATATCAACAAAGACTAACAGCCAACAAcatcacaaaatcaaaatcaaattcatgaaGAAACATAGAATTTtaacacaaaaataaattacattATTAGAAACATTATTAATTGggataaaatcaaattcaagaaGCAAAATGCCAAATCAATTCCCAATTGTGGGTTATCCCCGAGATCAATGATTATCAACAATTCGTGGGTTATTCTCGAAATCAATGATTATCAATTCGTGGGTTTTTTTCCGTATTTAAAACcattaattaaaacaaaatccACTTTCCATTCTTTAAATTTTCCTTAACTTTCTTAGACATTCTTTTCCCAAAAGCCTCAACCACCAAAATCGTTTCATAATCTCTACCTTTGAAATCTTGAATCAAATCTGTTTCCAGCACTTAGGTCTACCCttaatacttttaaaaagatactcactttttaattttataaacaattctttttcttaaataaattaaaatcgAAACATAATTCTTTTCTATATAAATCGAACTCAAAATAGTATAATTCTTTCTTTAATAAATTGAactcaaaatataataaataaaacccAAAACAAAAtctattattttcaataaattcaaaatcaaataatataatttcccaaatctaattttttataaaataatttataaaatctcAGCAGCACcacctctaaaactcggacttaaCCACCCTTATGGGTTCCCTTTTTCTTAACAATTGACCAGCCTTTTTCTCAACAATTATCAAACAGACAATTCTCAATCAATCAGACATTCACAATTCATAATAATTAACAAATCAATCATATTCCGCAATTCCCACGTTTTCCATCAATCCAACTCCAATCTCATCAATTCATAATTACTTTTTACATATCATAGAATccttttaaaattaaactcaatcaACTAGTAATCCCAAAAATCAGCCTTCCATAATTCTAGTTATTTTAAAGTCATTTACTCTTTAGCAAAGTTactattttgttttaaaaatcaGATTTCAAGAAACAATTCAATAATCAAACTTCAATCCTTTAACAATTCTCAAAATTAATTCCAGTTAATCATAAATCAACATTAACAGCTATCAGAACACCATCAAGCAAACCAGTCACAAATACAACCACAATCCAAACTCAATTCCTCAATTATCAAAACGTCAGATTTTCAATAATTAACTCATCATATTTCAATTTAATAAGTAATATCAAATAAATCACCATTCATAGCCACATTTCAACCAATTCTCATCAATTAGTCACAActcaacaaattttcattatgaCTAGCTAATAATCGGAATTTTTAGTATTCCCAAATAATCAAGAAGTCAAACACATACTCATTAAATTCAGTCACAAGTCCAACTCAAACTTATCATTCAGTCATTCCAAACAATCACAAATTATTTGCAATTACCCACTAGACTTCCGTGGCATTCATAAATTAAATCAgttaatttcaaattaaaatccCCTACCTCAACTTTCGAATTTCGCAGAAACTGAATTGAAGGCGCGGTTGCAACGTGACGATTGGCTAAGCCGCAACCAGCAACACAACAGCTTCATTCTTTACACAACCAACGAACCTACCTCCAATGGCGACGGCAGCGGAGTAATTCACAGTAACAGGTTTATTTAACATAAATACTTTAACGGCAACCTTCATAGCAGAAACAGAATAACTGAAATAGGGATAAACCTCACCAGGATAGTGGCGGCTCCAACGATAGTTCACCGGCGATCAGAACGGCGACAACGGCAGCGGACAGCTCGACGGCAGCAAGGAGGTACAGCGGCGAGGTGGCAGCGCTGCTTCTCCCTTACGAACTCGTCTCTTTCTCCCCCTCCTCTGCTCGCGATTCACGGCGGCGGCAGAAGCTTCATCGACGGCGACGTAGCAGCAGTGAGGGAACGGCGATCTCCGACGGCGAG includes:
- the LOC130958845 gene encoding pentatricopeptide repeat-containing protein At1g12775, mitochondrial-like encodes the protein MTNNRRCGLLKLVSLRNASHSSSNAKPDSHLAATLTAKKSVSGFHTNIDDAVAFFIRLINEHRTPSQLELGKILMSVVNMKEYPTAIFLFAQMEFKGIAPSMISLSMLINCFCRLGQMNSAFSALAKIIKMGHELNIITLTTLIKGFCINGKVREALRFHDKLISLGFQLDEVSYGILISSLCKMGQARAAMELLQKLECYTVKPNIVMYRTIIDGLCKDGLVNETQNLFLEMISRGVYPDVVSYNSLMHGLCCTGRLKEATQLLNDMVVKDINPDVCTYNILVDALCKDRRIIEAKQVFDMLMDRGIKPDVVTYNTLIYGYILIGKVDEAASLFGDMKKIGLALCVWSYSIMINGYCKHKRLDEAVTLLKEMPQRNLIPSTVTYNSLIDGFCKSGRIPDVQNLLEDMYARGQSPNIITYNILLDSLCKGSHLDVAIELFQKIFGKGGWSLCHTPY